A genomic region of Solanum dulcamara chromosome 2, daSolDulc1.2, whole genome shotgun sequence contains the following coding sequences:
- the LOC129880481 gene encoding CRS2-associated factor 1, chloroplastic, producing the protein MGSTTLVRFSIFSPPAPPHSHLPATEVRFSRWNNANAEKFIRHERTQEEIEDEIRFHKRFDSVLNIANNYNPAPPSPITEKTFKSVGTPSTPSSPSIPGKKSKYSRNFQNNPRQIHPAFKPFVRPRKIPDETRKHNNGCSDETAGKSAMDIKVDENGVCYEFPEAPFVYQYSYTETPKLKPNKLREPLVSPFGPESMRRPWTGRKPLPPSKKKLPEFDSFQLPPPHKKGVKPVQAPGPFLAGSGPKYVKSREEVLGEPLTKEEMMELINSCKKTTRQLNIGRDGLTHNMLENIHAHWKRKRLCKIKCKGVCTVDMDNVCDKLEEKTGGKIIYHKGGLIYLFRGRNYNYKTRPCFPLMLWRPVTPVYPRLVQRVPEGLTLEEATEMRKKGRNLIPICKLAKNGVYCDLAKNVREAFEACELVCINCQGLNPSDYRKIGAKLKDLVPCVLISFEQEHILMWRGRDWVSSLPEDRANPESRKGSESDNAANTNQSFEGQVVASTSGSSSLPITEMNTWNLSPKTSPLGEEDAEYVRNDGTKEDRSEDHYLESSNKVPLDVCSVTTMGISEREIPLVYAGDTGDNFRILSDCRECKTRLDDSVVDPENELGSASDDVENKSDSSSLVPLTGYKVHSLLVDTNQNCQLVSSITPWTEGILLRRKQAIESGSAVLLDDSSIDADIVYQRAVALSKSAPPGPVFQHQPKKVSVKRRGGEETGDLEVGCTKDTPASSRKETVVSGNKVTSTMSTRKEKLKGIREDYLNVVQKGSLGVDELAKLLA; encoded by the exons ATGGGTTCAACAACCCTAGTCCGATTCTCAATTTTCTCACCACCAGCTCCACCACACAGCCACCTTCCGGCGACTGAAGTCCGCTTCTCAAGGTGGAACAACGCCAACGCCGAAAAATTCATCCGCCATGAACGAACTCAGGAGGAAATCGAAGATGAAATCCGCTTCCATAAACGCTTCGATTCTGTACTCAACATTGCCAATAATTACAATCCTGCCCCTCCATCACCAATCACTGAGAAAACCTTCAAATCCGTTGGCACTCCTTCAACTCCCTCTTCACCTTCCATCCCTGGGAAAAAATCCAAGTATTCCAGAAATTTCCAGAACAACCCTCGTCAAATACATCCGGCATTTAAACCTTTCGTTAGACCCCGGAAGATTCCAGATGAAACTCGAAAGCATAATAATGGTTGTTCTGATGAAACAGCAGGAAAATCAGCTATGGATATCAAAGTTGATGAAAATGGGGTATGTTATGAATTTCCAGAAGCCCCGTTTGTGTATCAATATAGTTATACTGAAACACCAAAATTGAAGCCTAATAAGTTGCGTGAACCGTTAGTCTCACCATTTGGACCGGAGTCAATGCGGAGGCCGTGGACAGGTCGGAAACCGTTGCCACCGAGCAAGAAGAAGCTTCCAGAATTTGATTCATTCCAGCTGCCTCCCCCCCATAAGAAAGGGGTCAAGCCAGTTCAGGCTCCTGGACCATTCTTGGCTGGTTCTGGGCCGAAGTATGTTAAGTCTAGAGAGGAGGTATTGGGAGAGCCATTGACGAAAGAGGAGATGATGGAGCTTATAAATAGTTGTAAGAAAACAACACGGCAATTGAATATAG GACGAGATGGCTTAACACATAACATGTTAGAGAACATCCATGCTCATTGGAAGCGAAAAAGATTGTGCAAGATAAAATGCAAGGGTGTGTGTACTGTGGACATGGACAATGTCTGTGACAAGTTAGAG GAGAAGACAGGTGGGAAAATTATCTATCATAAAGGTGGTTTGATATACCTTTTCCGTGGTCGAAACTACAACTACAAGACTCGGCCATGCTTTCCTCTCATGTTATGGCGGCCTGTAACTCCTGTCTACCCAAGGTTGGTTCAACGAGTTCCAGAGGGTCTGACTTTAGAGGAAGCAACTGAAATGCGCAAAAAAGGACGCAATCTGATACCTATCTGCAAGCTTG CCAAAAATGGGGTGTATTGTGACCTCGCAAAGAATGTCAGAGAAGCATTTGAAGCTTGTGAATTGGTGTGTATAAATTGTCAAGGATTGAATCCAAGCGACTATAGGAAGATAGGTGCCAAGCTTAAG GATCTTGTCCCATGTGTGTTAATCTCTTTTGAGCAAGAGCACATACTCATGTGGAGGGGACGGGATTGGGTGTCCTCTCTACCAGAAGACAGAGCCAATCCTGAGAGTAGGAAGGGTTCGGAATCTGATAATGCTGCTAATACTAACCAATCCTTTGAAGGCCAAGTGGTTGCATCTACTTCTGGAAGTTCAAGCTTACCAATTACAGAAATGAATACTTGGAATCTCAGTCCTAAAACTTCACCTCTGGGTGAGGAAGATGCAGAGTATGTTAGAAACGATGGAACAAAGGAAGATAGGTCGGAGGATCACTATCTGGAATCTTCCAATAAGGTTCCTTTAGATGTTTGTTCAGTTACAACGATGGGGATAAGTGAAAGAGAAATCCCTCTGGTATATGCAGGAGATACAGGTGACAATTTTAGAATTCTGAGCGACTGCCGTGAATGCAAAACAAGGTTGGATGATTCAGTGGTGGATCCAGAAAATGAGTTGGGGAGCGCTTCAGATGATGTAGAAAACAAGTCTGATTCCTCATCTTTGGTTCCCTTGACTGGTTACAAGGTGCATTCTCTATTGGTAGATACAAATCAAAACTGTCAGCTGGTAAGCTCAATCACGCCATGGACGGAAGGAATTTTACTACGTAGGAAGCAGGCGATTGAAAGTGGGAGTGCAGTTCTATTAGATGATTCTAGTATTGATGCTGACATTGTCTATCAAAGGGCAGTTGCGCTCTCTAAATCTGCCCCACCTGGACCAGTTTTTCAGCATCAGCCTAAGAAAGTGTCAGTGAAAAGACGCGGGGGAGAAGAAACCGGTGATTTGGAGGTAGGATGCACCAAAGATACTCCAGCTTCTTCGAGAAAAGAAACTGTTGTTTCAGGTAATAAGGTCACTTCAACAATGAGTACAAGAAAGGAGAAGTTGAAGGGTATTAGAGAAGATTATCTGAATGTAGTACAAAAAGGAAGCTTAGGAGTAGACGAGCTTGCCAAATTACTAGCGTAG
- the LOC129880482 gene encoding sugar transport protein 14-like has protein sequence MAGGGLGDDKGGKRAHLYEYKITGYFIFACVVAAMGGSLFGYDLGVSGGVTSMDDFLKEFFPKVYRRKHAHLEETDYCKYDNQILTLFTSSLYFAALVSTFGASHITRNKGRRASILCGAVSFFLGAILNAFAKNIAMLIVGRCLLGVGIGFGNQAIPLYLSEMAPAKVRGAVNQLFQLTTCLGILIANFINYATDKIHPWGWRLSLGLATVPATIMFIGGLFLPETPNSLVEQGKLQEARQVLEKVRGTTNVDAEFSDLKDASDAARAIKDPFRNLLKRKNRPQLVIAALGIPAFQQLTGMNSILFYAPVIFQSLGFGSGASLYSSAITSGALVVATFISMAFVDKFGRRAFFLEAGVEMICVLVAVAVTLALKFGEGEVLPKGIGIFLVVIICIFVLAYGRSWGPLGWLVPSELFPLETRSAGQSMVVCVNMIFTALIAQCFLVSLCHLKYGIFLLFAGLIFIMSCFIFFLLPETKQVPIEEIYLLWQNHWFWKRYCTTEENEDELDRKSLPSI, from the exons ATGGCTGGTGGAGGACTTGGTGATGACAAGGGAGGAAAAAGAGCTCATCTGTATGAGTATAAGATTACAGGGtattttatttttgcttgtGTGGTTGCAGCAATGGGAGGATCTCTTTTTGGGTACGATCTTGGTGTTTCTG GTGGGGTGACTTCCATGGATGATTTCTTGAAAGAGTTCTTCCCCAAAGTGTACAGAAGGAAGCATGCACATCTCGAAGAAACTGATTACTGTAAATATGACAATCAGATACTCACACTTTTTACTTCCTCTTTGTACTTTGCTGCACTTGTTTCCACATTTGGTGCTTCACATATTACCCGGAACAAAGGCCGTCGAGCCAGTATACTTTGTGGAGCAGTCAGTTTTTTTCTTGGTGCAATACTTAATGCTTTTGCAAAGAACATTGCAATGCTGATCGTTGGTCGATGTCTTCTTGGAGTTGGCATTGGATTTGGCAATCAGGCAA TCCCCCTGTATCTCTCAGAAATGGCACCTGCAAAAGTCCGAGGAGCAGTTAACCAACTGTTTCAACTCACAACTTGCTTGGGGATATTGATAGCCAACTTTATCAATTATGCAACTGATAAAATCCATCCATGGGGATGGAGATTATCGCTTGGCTTAGCCACAGTTCCTGCAACAATAATGTTTATTGGTGGGCTTTTTCTTCCTGAGACCCCAAACAGTCTCGTAGAACAGGGTAAATTACAGGAAGCAAGACAAGTCTTAGAGAAAGTTAGAGGTACCACAAATGTTGATGCAGAGTTTTCTGATCTTAAAGATGCAAGTGATGCTGCGAGAGCCATAAAAGATCCATTCAGGAATCTCCTCAAGAGGAAGAACCGTCCGCAATTGGTAATAGCAGCTTTGGGGATCCCAGCATTCCAACAGCTTACCGGCATGAATTCCATTCTTTTCTACGCCCCTGTCATATTTCAGAGCTTAGGATTTGGCTCAGGAGCATCATTGTATTCATCTGCTATCACCAGTGGTGCACTTGTTGTAGCTACATTCATTTCAATGGCTTTTGTTGACAAATTTGGAAGAAGAGCTTTCTTTCTGGAAGCTGGAGTTGAAATGATATGTGTCTTG GTAGCGGTTGCGGTTACTCTAGCTTTGAAGTTTGGAGAAGGTGAAGTGCTCCCAAAAGGAATTGGCATCTTCCTTGTAGTCATAATATGCATATTTGTCCTCGCATATGGAAGGTCTTGGGGTCCCTTAGGTTGGTTGGTACCAAGTGAACTATTTCCCCTGGAAACAAGATCTGCAGGACAGAGCATGGTGGTCTGTGTCAATATGATCTTCACAGCGCTCATTGCGCAATGCTTCCTTGTATCACTCTGTCACCTCAAATATGGAATTTTTCTGCTGTTCGCAGGCTTGATATTCATCATGAGCtgcttcatcttcttcctcttgCCCGAGACAAAGCAGGTTCCCATAGAGGAAATATATTTGCTTTGGCAAAATCATTGGTTCTGGAAAAGATACTGCACCACGGAGGAAAATGAAGATGAATTGGACAGAAAGTCTCTACCATCAATCTAA